A single genomic interval of Herpetosiphonaceae bacterium harbors:
- a CDS encoding amino acid adenylation domain-containing protein, whose product MHHLFEVQVAQHPNSVALVFGQQSLTYGELDRRANQLAHMLRRIGVGPEVCVAVCMERSLELIVALLGILKAGGVYVPLDPAYPQDRLQYMLVDTQAPVLLTQARLRDQLPEVDVTRVQIITLDADWSTLAHERAATPACMTGSENLAYVIYTSGSTGKPKGVLVAHRGVGNVVDTQVDLFDVRPQSRILQFASISFDASIFEIVMALGVGATLYLAPRDMLLPGPDLARLLREQAITHITIPPSSLAALPPAELPALKTVIVAGEACSSALVARWVCGRMFFNAYGPTETTIWATTARCAADGAQPHIGREIYNTQCYILDEQMQPVPAGELGELYVGGIGLAHGYRNRPDLTAEKFVPNPFSSDPGARLYKTGDLARYLPDGNIDFIGRADDQVKVRGFRIEPCEIAAVLQQHRSVRECTVVAREDTPGNKRLVAYVVTNNEQGAEHGIPALRQFLAERLPEYMVPSAFVMLDALPLTPNGKVDRKALPAPELSRVVEDALVSPRTPAEAAVAEIWADVLGVTSIGIHDNFFALGGHSLLAGQVLTRLREAFQADVSMQTLFVHATVAEVVAAISEQLGGPTIADNLAQMYLDRRTFSCDLDLAGDLPTAQIELRRPASGNLPLSFAQQRLWMIERFAPGNPAYLVPQALRLIGALDVDALERSCNAIVQRHEALRTVFRLCDEQPVQVVLPEVRISLPIVDLEALDPAEQALGVQQLALLEAQRPFDLAAGPLLRTTLLRLSAEEHVLLLTLHHIVIDDWSLSIFWRELAACYKAALTDQPTLLSELTLQYPDAALWQHKWLQGAVLAEQTAYWTRQLSGCGAVLHLPTDRPRPLSQTFCGARESIVLPQALTQALAELSQREGTTLFMTLLAAFQVLLQRYSGQTDFVVGTPIANRRRREFEDLIGFFINTLALRADLSGHPSFRELLGRVREMALGAYMHQDLPFEQVVELAHPERDPSRNPLFQVMFALQNAPRQPVQLDGLTVEALPHTSVTAQFDLFLEMIQVPGGLLTSFEYNTDLFDAATIARMLGHLQTLLESVVENPDQRVALLPLLPTTEQQRIVVEWNATRTAYAEDRRLHEMVEAQVARTPNAVAVVFEDQQLTYQELDRRANQLAHHLQRLGIGPDVPVGICIERSIEMVVGVLAVLKAGGVYLPLDPAYPQERLQFMLADAQAPVLLTQRHLVEMLPAHSAQVLCLDSDWERIACEPTWPTANAATGDHLAYLIYTSGSTGRPKGVAMGLRPLINLLTWQLSQWTPGSQTVTLQFASLSFDVSFQEIFSTWCSGGTLVLISSEVRQDSAQLLHVLEREGVERIFLPFVALQFLAEAAEQQAHVPSRLREIITAGEQLQMTPAIVRLIQRLGRCTLHNHYGPSETHVVTAHDLVGCPTRWAALPPIGRPIHNAQMFVLDQHLRPVPVGVAGELYIGGDALARGYLNRPELTAEKFVPNPFSGCPQGMPGARLYKTGDLARYLPNGDIAFMGRIDHQVKVRGFRIELGEIETLMQQHPGVRECVVIVREDTPGDKRIVAYVVENTEHDALTPGLKAYLQERLPAYMVPSAIVVLDALPLTPNSKVNRLALPAPVRAQQAEQRTLAAPRTALEAQLAGLWAELFGVEQVGIDEDFFALGGHSLLAIRLTAQIKASFGIDLPLRELFAAPTVAGCAQAVQAVQQPSFESDESLDLLVDLIADTALDLSIRPTASDDWFVAEPKALFLTGATGFLGAFMLHELLRKTSADVYCLVRAKHSDQGSDRLRATLEAYGLWDEQLSARIVAVPGDLGQPRLGLSEDAFATLADTIDGVYHSGAMVSFIYPYAALKAANVLGTQEVLRLACQGRVKPLHYVSTVAVASTAARSADGRVHEQEMLGPIDSIDSGYVQTKWVAEHLVMAAKERGLPVSIYRPGRIAGHSVTGASNPDDFIARLITGWVQLGSAPDIDMQENLAPVDYVAQAIVHLSLQRDRIGQVFHLLNPQPIQFRELAQAVKRAGFPVRVLPYAQWYAALLANAQSEHDNVLYPLLSFLSAMPTEEDWVDLLAMPHYDCRNTIEGLADSSIVCPTFSAEQIRAALTYFIERGVLHFQSQVLSARAVEPVA is encoded by the coding sequence ATGCATCATCTGTTTGAGGTTCAGGTAGCCCAGCATCCCAATAGCGTCGCCCTGGTTTTCGGGCAGCAATCCCTGACCTACGGCGAGCTTGATCGCCGCGCGAATCAGCTCGCGCACATGCTGCGCAGGATCGGTGTCGGGCCAGAGGTTTGTGTTGCTGTTTGCATGGAGCGCTCGCTTGAGCTGATTGTTGCGTTACTTGGTATCCTCAAGGCCGGCGGTGTCTACGTCCCTCTTGATCCGGCGTATCCGCAGGATCGGCTCCAGTATATGTTGGTCGATACGCAGGCGCCGGTGCTGCTCACCCAGGCGCGGCTGCGCGATCAACTGCCAGAGGTTGACGTTACGCGCGTCCAGATCATCACGCTCGACGCGGACTGGTCCACGCTCGCACATGAGCGTGCGGCTACGCCAGCCTGCATGACCGGCTCAGAGAATCTGGCGTACGTGATCTATACGTCGGGCTCGACCGGCAAGCCAAAGGGTGTGCTGGTTGCCCATCGCGGCGTGGGCAATGTGGTTGATACGCAGGTTGATCTCTTTGATGTGCGACCCCAGAGCCGAATTCTCCAATTTGCCTCGATCAGTTTTGATGCTTCTATCTTTGAAATTGTGATGGCCTTAGGCGTGGGCGCAACGCTGTATCTTGCCCCGCGCGACATGCTCCTGCCAGGCCCCGATCTGGCTCGTCTGCTACGCGAACAGGCGATTACTCATATTACGATCCCGCCGTCCTCGCTGGCCGCGCTGCCGCCCGCCGAGCTGCCCGCGCTGAAGACGGTAATTGTCGCAGGCGAGGCGTGCTCAAGCGCGCTGGTGGCACGCTGGGTATGCGGGCGCATGTTCTTCAATGCCTACGGCCCCACCGAGACGACGATCTGGGCGACGACCGCGCGCTGTGCAGCCGATGGCGCGCAGCCGCATATCGGTCGTGAGATCTACAACACCCAGTGCTATATTCTGGACGAGCAGATGCAGCCGGTGCCGGCAGGCGAGCTCGGCGAGCTGTATGTCGGCGGTATCGGCCTGGCGCATGGCTACCGCAATCGTCCAGATCTGACGGCGGAAAAGTTCGTGCCCAATCCGTTCAGCAGTGATCCCGGCGCGCGGCTGTACAAGACCGGCGATCTGGCGCGCTATCTGCCTGACGGCAATATCGATTTTATCGGTCGCGCCGACGATCAGGTCAAAGTCCGAGGCTTCCGCATCGAGCCCTGCGAGATCGCGGCAGTGCTGCAACAGCATCGGAGCGTGCGCGAGTGTACCGTAGTGGCGCGCGAGGATACCCCCGGCAATAAACGCCTGGTCGCGTATGTCGTGACGAACAACGAGCAAGGAGCAGAGCACGGCATACCGGCGCTGCGGCAGTTCCTGGCGGAGCGCCTGCCGGAGTACATGGTGCCGAGCGCGTTCGTGATGCTCGATGCGCTGCCGCTGACGCCCAACGGCAAGGTCGATCGCAAGGCCCTGCCCGCGCCGGAGCTGTCGCGTGTGGTCGAGGATGCGCTGGTTAGCCCGCGCACGCCTGCCGAAGCCGCCGTCGCCGAGATCTGGGCCGATGTGCTGGGTGTCACGTCGATCGGCATCCACGATAACTTCTTCGCGCTGGGCGGCCACTCGCTGCTGGCCGGCCAGGTGCTGACGCGGCTGCGCGAGGCGTTTCAGGCCGATGTGTCGATGCAGACGCTCTTCGTCCACGCGACGGTCGCCGAGGTTGTCGCGGCGATCAGCGAGCAGCTCGGCGGCCCGACGATCGCCGACAATCTGGCGCAGATGTATCTTGATCGTCGGACGTTCTCCTGTGACCTCGACCTGGCAGGCGATCTGCCGACAGCCCAGATCGAGCTCCGGCGGCCTGCATCGGGCAATCTGCCGCTCTCGTTCGCGCAGCAGCGCCTGTGGATGATCGAGCGCTTCGCCCCCGGTAATCCGGCCTATCTGGTGCCGCAGGCGCTGCGCCTGATCGGCGCGCTGGATGTCGACGCGCTGGAGCGGAGCTGCAACGCGATTGTGCAGCGTCATGAAGCGCTGCGGACGGTCTTCCGGCTCTGCGACGAGCAGCCGGTTCAGGTGGTCCTGCCAGAGGTGCGTATTTCCCTGCCGATCGTCGATCTTGAGGCGCTCGATCCCGCCGAGCAGGCACTGGGCGTGCAGCAGCTTGCGCTGCTTGAGGCGCAGCGGCCCTTCGATCTGGCTGCCGGTCCCCTGCTGCGCACGACGCTGCTGCGTCTCAGCGCCGAAGAGCATGTCCTGCTGCTGACGCTGCACCATATCGTGATCGATGACTGGTCGCTCTCGATCTTCTGGCGCGAGCTGGCGGCCTGCTACAAGGCGGCCCTGACCGATCAGCCAACGCTCTTGAGCGAGCTGACGCTCCAGTATCCCGACGCGGCGCTGTGGCAGCATAAGTGGCTGCAAGGCGCGGTGCTGGCCGAGCAGACGGCCTACTGGACCAGGCAGCTCTCCGGCTGTGGCGCGGTGCTGCACCTGCCGACCGACCGACCCCGTCCGCTGTCGCAGACGTTCTGCGGCGCGCGCGAGTCGATCGTGCTGCCGCAGGCGCTCACCCAGGCGCTCGCCGAGCTGAGCCAGCGCGAGGGCACGACGCTGTTCATGACCCTACTGGCGGCCTTTCAGGTACTATTGCAGCGCTACAGCGGCCAGACCGATTTTGTGGTCGGCACGCCGATCGCCAATCGCCGCCGCCGCGAGTTCGAGGACCTGATCGGCTTCTTCATCAACACGCTGGCACTGCGCGCCGATCTGAGCGGCCATCCGAGCTTCCGCGAGCTGCTGGGCCGCGTGCGCGAGATGGCGCTGGGCGCGTATATGCATCAGGATTTGCCGTTCGAGCAGGTGGTGGAGCTGGCGCACCCGGAGCGCGATCCCAGCCGTAATCCGCTCTTCCAGGTGATGTTCGCCCTTCAGAACGCGCCGCGCCAGCCGGTCCAGCTCGACGGGCTGACGGTCGAAGCCCTGCCTCATACCAGCGTCACCGCGCAGTTCGATCTTTTCCTCGAAATGATCCAGGTTCCCGGCGGTCTGCTCACCTCCTTCGAGTACAACACCGACCTCTTCGATGCCGCGACGATCGCGCGGATGCTGGGCCACCTCCAGACCTTGCTGGAGAGCGTGGTCGAGAATCCCGACCAGCGGGTGGCGCTGCTGCCGCTGCTGCCGACGACCGAGCAGCAGCGCATCGTCGTCGAGTGGAATGCCACGCGCACAGCCTATGCCGAAGATCGGCGGCTGCATGAGATGGTCGAGGCGCAGGTCGCGCGCACGCCCAACGCGGTGGCGGTGGTCTTCGAGGATCAGCAACTGACCTACCAGGAGCTCGATCGGCGGGCGAACCAGCTTGCGCATCATCTCCAGCGCCTCGGCATCGGGCCGGACGTGCCCGTCGGCATCTGCATCGAGCGCTCGATCGAGATGGTCGTCGGCGTGCTGGCGGTGCTCAAGGCGGGCGGTGTCTATCTGCCGCTCGATCCGGCCTATCCCCAGGAGCGCTTGCAGTTTATGCTGGCCGATGCTCAGGCTCCTGTACTGCTGACCCAGCGGCATCTCGTCGAGATGCTGCCCGCGCACAGCGCTCAGGTGCTCTGCCTGGATAGCGATTGGGAGCGTATCGCCTGCGAGCCGACCTGGCCGACCGCCAATGCGGCGACAGGTGATCATCTGGCCTACCTGATCTACACCTCCGGCTCGACGGGCCGCCCGAAGGGCGTGGCGATGGGCCTTCGTCCTTTAATCAATTTGTTGACATGGCAACTTTCTCAGTGGACGCCAGGCAGCCAGACGGTGACGCTGCAATTCGCCTCGCTGAGCTTCGACGTGTCGTTTCAGGAGATTTTCTCGACGTGGTGCTCCGGCGGCACGCTGGTGCTGATCTCGTCCGAGGTACGCCAGGACAGCGCGCAGTTGTTGCACGTGCTGGAGCGCGAAGGCGTCGAGCGAATCTTCCTGCCGTTCGTCGCGCTGCAATTTCTGGCCGAGGCCGCCGAGCAGCAGGCGCACGTGCCCAGCCGTCTGCGCGAGATCATCACCGCAGGCGAGCAGCTCCAGATGACTCCGGCGATCGTGCGGCTGATCCAGCGCCTTGGCCGCTGTACGCTGCACAACCACTACGGCCCGTCCGAGACGCATGTCGTCACCGCTCATGATCTGGTAGGCTGCCCCACCAGGTGGGCCGCGCTGCCGCCGATTGGCCGCCCGATCCACAACGCGCAGATGTTCGTGCTCGATCAGCACCTCCGCCCGGTGCCGGTCGGCGTTGCCGGTGAGCTGTATATCGGCGGCGATGCGCTGGCGCGCGGCTACCTCAACCGGCCCGAACTGACGGCTGAGAAGTTCGTGCCCAATCCGTTCAGCGGGTGCCCTCAGGGCATGCCCGGCGCGCGGCTGTACAAGACCGGCGATCTGGCGCGCTATCTGCCCAACGGCGACATCGCCTTCATGGGCCGCATCGACCACCAGGTCAAGGTGCGCGGCTTCCGCATCGAGCTGGGCGAGATCGAAACGCTGATGCAGCAGCATCCCGGCGTGCGCGAGTGCGTGGTGATTGTCCGCGAAGATACTCCCGGCGATAAGCGCATTGTGGCGTATGTGGTCGAGAATACAGAGCATGACGCCCTGACTCCTGGCCTTAAGGCGTATTTGCAGGAGCGTCTGCCCGCCTACATGGTGCCGAGCGCGATCGTGGTGCTCGACGCGCTGCCGCTCACGCCCAACAGCAAGGTCAATCGCCTGGCGCTGCCGGCTCCGGTTCGGGCGCAGCAGGCAGAGCAGCGGACGCTGGCGGCGCCGCGCACCGCGCTTGAGGCGCAGCTGGCCGGTCTGTGGGCCGAGCTGTTCGGCGTCGAGCAGGTCGGCATCGATGAGGATTTCTTCGCGCTGGGCGGCCACTCGCTGCTGGCGATCCGCCTCACGGCGCAGATCAAGGCGAGCTTCGGCATCGACCTGCCGCTGCGCGAACTCTTCGCCGCGCCGACCGTCGCCGGATGCGCGCAGGCGGTGCAGGCAGTGCAGCAGCCAAGCTTCGAGAGCGATGAGTCGCTTGATCTGCTGGTCGATCTGATCGCCGATACCGCGCTCGACCTGTCGATCCGCCCCACGGCCAGCGATGACTGGTTTGTTGCGGAGCCGAAGGCGCTCTTCCTGACGGGCGCGACCGGCTTCCTGGGAGCCTTTATGCTCCACGAGCTGCTGCGCAAGACGAGCGCCGATGTGTACTGCTTGGTCCGCGCGAAGCACAGCGACCAGGGCAGCGATCGGCTGCGCGCCACGCTGGAAGCATATGGGCTGTGGGATGAGCAGCTCAGCGCGCGAATCGTTGCGGTGCCCGGCGATCTCGGCCAGCCGCGCCTGGGCCTCTCCGAGGATGCCTTTGCCACGCTGGCCGATACGATCGACGGCGTGTACCACAGCGGCGCGATGGTCAGCTTTATCTATCCCTACGCCGCGCTCAAGGCCGCAAACGTGCTGGGCACGCAGGAAGTGCTGCGCCTGGCGTGTCAGGGCCGCGTCAAGCCGCTGCACTACGTCTCCACCGTCGCCGTCGCCAGCACCGCCGCCCGCAGCGCCGACGGGCGGGTCCACGAGCAGGAGATGCTCGGCCCGATCGATAGCATCGACAGCGGCTATGTGCAGACCAAGTGGGTGGCGGAGCATCTGGTGATGGCGGCTAAGGAGCGCGGCCTGCCCGTGTCGATCTACCGGCCAGGGCGGATTGCCGGCCACAGCGTCACCGGCGCGAGCAATCCCGACGACTTTATTGCGCGGCTGATCACCGGCTGGGTGCAGCTCGGCAGCGCGCCCGACATCGACATGCAGGAGAATCTCGCGCCCGTCGATTATGTGGCGCAGGCGATCGTCCACCTGTCGCTCCAGCGCGATCGGATCGGCCAGGTCTTCCACCTGCTCAACCCGCAGCCGATCCAGTTTCGTGAGCTGGCGCAGGCGGTGAAGCGGGCGGGCTTCCCGGTCCGTGTGCTGCCCTACGCCCAGTGGTACGCCGCGCTGCTGGCGAACGCCCAGAGCGAGCACGACAACGTGCTGTATCCGCTGCTCTCCTTCCTCTCGGCGATGCCCACCGAAGAAGACTGGGTCGATCTCCTCGCAATGCCGCACTACGATTGCCGGAATACGATCGAGGGGCTTGCCGATAGCTCGATTGTCTGCCCGACGTTCAGCGCCGAGCAGATCCGGGCCGC
- a CDS encoding response regulator, giving the protein MTTSLVDPREAVVLLVEDNPDNLFIFCDILRGDVGVKYCNARASGRQLFKLLNDNALRRPDLILLDISIPHEDGFTVHRKLRTFFEEMQFDTQPMVVAITANCMPETVERARREGFDGFIGKPIERSRFIQQINRILQGEAVWEPH; this is encoded by the coding sequence ATGACGACCAGCCTTGTAGACCCAAGGGAAGCCGTGGTACTGCTGGTAGAAGATAATCCAGACAATTTATTCATCTTCTGCGATATTCTGCGCGGCGACGTCGGCGTTAAGTATTGCAACGCGCGCGCGTCGGGGCGTCAGCTCTTTAAGCTGCTCAACGATAATGCCTTACGCCGCCCCGATCTGATCTTGCTCGACATCTCCATCCCCCACGAAGACGGCTTTACCGTTCACCGCAAGCTGCGCACGTTCTTTGAAGAAATGCAGTTCGATACGCAGCCGATGGTCGTCGCGATCACCGCCAACTGCATGCCGGAGACGGTCGAGCGCGCCCGGCGCGAAGGCTTCGACGGCTTTATCGGCAAGCCGATCGAGCGCTCGCGCTTTATCCAGCAGATCAACCGCATTTTGCAGGGCGAGGCGGTCTGGGAGCCGCACTAA